The stretch of DNA TAATCTTTTTTCTTTTCCTATCAGAAATTTTAAGCTCCCATTTCCCTTTTTTCTTTTTCAAAGATATATTCTTTGTTTCTAAGTTAATAGAAATTTCTTCTAATTCCTCGTCTTTAAATACTATAAGCCTTCTGTCTCTAAGATGAAACAGTGATTTAAAAATTTTATCCACAATATTTGATTCAAGCATGAATACAGAGTCTTTATTTTTAAGCTTTGAGTATATTTCCTTTTTAGGGGTGTTTGAGCCAAACAATAGCACCCCTGGTTTCTTTTCCCCTTTTTGCCATAATTTCAGTTCTCTTAGCGGTTCATCTAATCCAAAAGGGCTTAGAGTTTTTGGATGATCATCTATAAAATCTTTTATCATGCTGTTTTCCAATGTCCACAAGATATTATTAATTTCTAATTCATCTGCTTTTGTTTCAATAGGTTGGATGATATTCCAGATATCATTCTCTTTTTTAAGGACAATAGGTTTTTCTTTATCTTGTTTAAATTCTACTTTTAAAACATCTTCTTTATTAAAGACCAGGATTGTCTTATCTCTCAAATCATTTGCTACTTTTGGGAGGTTTTTTATCAAGTCTTTTTCAATCAGAAATACAGTTGGCATATCCTCTCTTTTGGCAAAGAATTGTTTTTTAACATTATCTTCATTACCAATGAGAAGTGATCGAGTTTTTTCTTTATCTCCAAGCCAAAAAACTATTTTAGAATTAGGTTTGTCCAGTCCATAAGAAGAGAGAGTTTTTGGTTCATCAATAAATTCTTTGACCGCGGCATTTTTAAATTTTACTAATAGATTTTCTATCTTATTTTTATCTCCTTTTGTTTCTAAAGGTTTTTTGATATTCCAATTATCCACAGACTCTTTTTCAACAGTAAACTTTTTAGAATTTTTAGAGATAAAATCGATTTTATTTATCTCATTTATATCTATATCAACAAGGGACTTGTCTCTAAGATTATAACTTCCCTTATCAATGATTTTTTCAATGGAGATATCGGTAAGAAAAACCTCGGGATTGTCCGTAGTCTTTACGTAGATAAATTCATTGGTGGGGTTATTATTTCCAAATAAGATACCTTTAAGG from Nitrospinota bacterium encodes:
- a CDS encoding DUF4340 domain-containing protein, with translation MSFKKTLLLGLLLIIIGSYFYLYEFKGEKEKQIKEEQARKVFLFSTENIEKINLKRAKEKIILKKKGSDWELESPVQYKADLKEINTIIETLLNAEKERTIEENPSDLSLFGLKDPKIEILIKLKDNPTLKGILFGNNNPTNEFIYVKTTDNPEVFLTDISIEKIIDKGSYNLRDKSLVDIDINEINKIDFISKNSKKFTVEKESVDNWNIKKPLETKGDKNKIENLLVKFKNAAVKEFIDEPKTLSSYGLDKPNSKIVFWLGDKEKTRSLLIGNEDNVKKQFFAKREDMPTVFLIEKDLIKNLPKVANDLRDKTILVFNKEDVLKVEFKQDKEKPIVLKKENDIWNIIQPIETKADELEINNILWTLENSMIKDFIDDHPKTLSPFGLDEPLRELKLWQKGEKKPGVLLFGSNTPKKEIYSKLKNKDSVFMLESNIVDKIFKSLFHLRDRRLIVFKDEELEEISINLETKNISLKKKKGKWELKISDRKRKKINEINVKEILWGLNDIKFLDIQHIKDPSLLKLGNFELKITLLQKKGKELDTMFFYKDISQDHFALAKVKSKNIVYSIKRESLDSLKNSIKKLSEP